One window of Ignavibacteriota bacterium genomic DNA carries:
- the ispE gene encoding 4-(cytidine 5'-diphospho)-2-C-methyl-D-erythritol kinase: MIIKHAYAKINIGLRILRKRPDGFHDLETVFHRVNAKDVLKFEEAKSVTIVSSHPHVPLDEKNLCVKAALHFKRRYGIKKGVKITLEKNIPVGAGLGGGSVDAAVTILAVNELWNSNIPVEELFPTAANLGSDVPLFLKNSSAYATGRGEKLSYFNLDIPYWIVLVYPNVHVSTPWAYSQLQVHSKKNKVDLKNILLKHIGEPTSWAQTIQNDFEEVVFTHHPFIAELKSKLIDSGAEFAQMSGSGSSVYGIFREEETARQIVEEMKKTFPVFLTPPHFQPEN; encoded by the coding sequence ATGATAATCAAACATGCCTATGCGAAAATCAACATCGGACTTCGTATCCTGAGGAAACGCCCCGATGGATTTCATGACCTTGAAACGGTGTTCCATCGTGTGAACGCGAAGGATGTTTTGAAGTTTGAAGAAGCAAAATCCGTGACTATCGTTTCTTCCCATCCCCATGTTCCGCTCGATGAGAAGAATTTATGCGTAAAAGCCGCCTTACATTTTAAGCGTCGTTACGGAATAAAAAAAGGTGTGAAAATTACACTTGAAAAAAATATTCCTGTTGGCGCCGGTTTGGGGGGAGGAAGTGTTGATGCTGCAGTAACAATCCTTGCGGTGAATGAACTGTGGAATAGCAATATCCCCGTCGAAGAACTTTTTCCAACCGCGGCAAATCTCGGTTCCGATGTTCCATTATTTTTGAAGAATTCCTCTGCGTATGCTACGGGACGAGGTGAGAAACTCTCATACTTCAACCTCGATATCCCGTACTGGATCGTTCTGGTTTATCCGAATGTGCATGTCTCTACACCATGGGCGTATTCACAGTTACAGGTTCATAGTAAAAAAAATAAAGTAGATCTGAAAAACATACTGCTCAAACACATAGGTGAACCAACATCGTGGGCTCAGACGATTCAAAATGATTTTGAGGAAGTGGTATTTACACATCATCCGTTCATTGCTGAATTGAAATCGAAGTTGATTGATTCGGGAGCGGAATTTGCGCAAATGTCAGGGAGTGGTTCTTCGGTGTATGGAATCTTTCGGGAAGAGGAAACCGCACGGCAAATTGTTGAAGAAATGAAAAAAACATTTCCTGTATTTCTCACTCCACCACATTTTCAACCTGAGAACTGA
- a CDS encoding citrate synthase gives MASEQKKSAGTEQNVAQPLSSKNSLTIIDNRTGKQYEIPIENETIRAMDLRQIKVKDDDFGMMTYDPAFMNTASCKSNITYIDGDKGILRYRGYPIEQLAEKSNYLETAYLLINGELPTKTQFEDWTNNIMAHTLIHENIKKFMDGFHYDAHPMGMLVSTVGALSTFYTDAKNIKNAETRRLQIYRLVGKMPTLAAFAFRHSVGRPYVYPDNELSYAGNFLNMLMKMTEVKYKVNPILERALDVLFILHADHEQNCSANAMRSVGSSHVDPFSATAAAAAALYGPLHGGANAEVLYMLDEIGSKDKVPEFIKSVKDGKGKLMGFGHRIYKNYDPRAKIIKKLADEVFEVTGRNPKLDIALELERIALEDDYFVKRKLYPNVDFYSGLIYQAMGFPVEMFPVLFAIGRTSGWVAQWQELLMDAEQKIARPRQVYLGYEIRDYVMMGKREE, from the coding sequence ATGGCATCCGAACAAAAAAAATCAGCAGGGACTGAGCAAAATGTTGCTCAGCCATTAAGTTCTAAAAATTCACTGACGATTATTGATAACCGAACAGGGAAGCAATACGAAATCCCAATTGAAAACGAAACAATTCGTGCAATGGACTTACGCCAAATCAAAGTCAAAGATGATGACTTCGGAATGATGACGTACGACCCGGCGTTTATGAACACCGCTTCGTGCAAAAGCAACATTACATACATTGACGGAGACAAGGGTATCCTTCGCTATCGCGGTTATCCTATTGAACAACTTGCCGAGAAAAGCAATTATCTCGAAACAGCATATCTCCTCATCAATGGTGAACTTCCAACGAAAACACAGTTTGAGGATTGGACGAACAACATTATGGCGCACACCCTCATCCACGAGAACATCAAAAAGTTTATGGATGGATTTCACTATGATGCACACCCGATGGGAATGTTGGTGAGTACGGTTGGCGCGCTCTCAACATTTTATACCGACGCGAAGAATATCAAAAACGCAGAGACACGACGATTGCAAATTTACCGTCTTGTTGGAAAAATGCCAACTCTCGCGGCGTTCGCATTTCGTCATAGCGTTGGCAGACCGTATGTTTATCCCGACAACGAATTAAGTTACGCAGGAAATTTCCTGAACATGCTGATGAAGATGACGGAAGTCAAATACAAAGTGAATCCGATTCTTGAACGCGCACTCGACGTATTGTTCATTCTTCATGCAGACCATGAACAAAATTGTTCGGCGAATGCAATGCGGAGCGTTGGCAGTTCGCATGTTGACCCGTTCTCGGCAACCGCGGCGGCTGCAGCAGCATTGTATGGTCCGCTTCACGGCGGGGCAAATGCGGAAGTGCTTTACATGTTAGATGAAATCGGTTCGAAAGATAAAGTACCGGAATTCATCAAATCGGTAAAAGATGGTAAAGGAAAACTGATGGGCTTCGGGCATCGCATTTATAAAAACTATGACCCGCGGGCAAAAATAATCAAAAAACTTGCCGATGAAGTATTTGAAGTAACCGGACGAAATCCCAAACTCGACATTGCATTGGAATTGGAAAGAATCGCCTTAGAGGATGATTACTTTGTCAAACGAAAACTGTATCCCAATGTTGATTTTTATTCCGGGCTGATTTATCAGGCGATGGGATTCCCCGTCGAGATGTTCCCTGTGTTGTTTGCCATAGGAAGAACTTCCGGTTGGGTTGCTCAGTGGCAGGAATTGTTGATGGATGCTGAGCAAAAAATCGCACGCCCCCGTCAGGTGTATCTCGGATATGAAATCCGGGATTACGTGATGATGGGAAAACGAGAAGAATAA
- a CDS encoding TerC family protein — MSETLITVLFLIFVLAVLIIDLGVFQRKAHFPKFKEALAWSAVWISLAFLFNIFVYYRFGEELALQFLTGYIVEEALSVDNLFVFIVIFGYFAVKPEHQHRVLFWGIIGAIVMRAIFILLGAALIERFHWILYVFGAFLVFTAIKLAMQKDDDEIKPERNPFVKFCRKFFPITPHYEGSKFFIRKDGKLHMTPLFLVLVVVESTDVAFATDSIPAIFAITRDPFIVFTSNIFAILGLRSLYFVLANFMKKFRFLKIGLSVVLGFIGLKMLIEYFDVHIPIVASLLTICLVLLTSVLTSVLIPERNKHGAS, encoded by the coding sequence GTGAGCGAAACCCTCATCACCGTTCTCTTCCTTATTTTTGTTCTCGCCGTTCTCATCATTGACCTTGGCGTCTTTCAGAGGAAAGCACATTTCCCGAAATTCAAAGAGGCGCTTGCATGGAGCGCAGTCTGGATTTCGTTAGCGTTTCTTTTTAACATTTTCGTTTACTATCGGTTTGGCGAGGAGTTAGCGCTCCAGTTTCTCACCGGTTACATCGTTGAAGAAGCGCTTTCTGTTGACAATCTCTTCGTCTTCATCGTAATCTTCGGATACTTTGCAGTAAAACCGGAACATCAGCATCGTGTATTGTTTTGGGGAATCATTGGTGCAATTGTTATGCGAGCGATTTTTATTCTTCTTGGCGCGGCGCTTATCGAGCGGTTCCATTGGATATTATACGTATTTGGTGCATTCCTCGTCTTCACAGCAATTAAGTTAGCTATGCAAAAAGACGATGACGAAATTAAACCTGAAAGAAACCCGTTTGTAAAATTCTGCCGAAAGTTTTTCCCAATCACTCCACATTACGAAGGGAGTAAATTCTTCATTCGGAAGGACGGTAAATTACACATGACACCGTTGTTCCTTGTTCTTGTCGTTGTCGAAAGCACCGATGTTGCCTTCGCGACCGATTCCATTCCAGCAATCTTTGCAATTACGAGAGACCCGTTTATCGTATTCACGTCAAACATCTTTGCTATTCTCGGATTGCGTTCGTTGTATTTTGTGTTGGCAAACTTCATGAAGAAGTTTCGCTTTCTCAAAATCGGGTTATCGGTTGTGCTTGGTTTCATTGGATTAAAAATGCTTATCGAATATTTCGATGTGCATATTCCTATCGTCGCTTCGCTTTTGACCATTTGTCTCGTCTTATTAACTTCAGTCCTCACTTCAGTTTTAATACCCGAAAGGAACAAGCATGGAGCGTCATGA
- a CDS encoding hemerythrin domain-containing protein: MERHESLIPFSREHHEGLLLAVRLQQGKQALERLWSHDPKWQAEYVVNFFEEHLEQHFDAEERFLFPQAEKFFGENTRIIAWLRNEHVEMKNEIEYFRNPDPSTLESRLKNFGQLLESHIRCEEREFFPMFEDLVDEQEIVEIGRKLKENNPHSDGVW; this comes from the coding sequence ATGGAGCGTCATGAATCACTCATCCCGTTTTCCCGCGAACATCATGAAGGATTACTTCTCGCCGTTCGACTTCAACAAGGCAAGCAAGCGCTTGAACGATTGTGGTCGCACGACCCGAAATGGCAAGCGGAATACGTTGTAAATTTTTTTGAAGAACATCTCGAACAACACTTCGATGCAGAGGAAAGGTTTTTATTTCCTCAGGCAGAAAAATTCTTCGGAGAGAACACACGCATCATCGCATGGCTCAGGAACGAACATGTCGAAATGAAAAACGAAATCGAATACTTCCGAAATCCTGACCCATCAACATTAGAATCTCGCCTGAAAAATTTTGGTCAACTTCTTGAATCTCATATCCGTTGTGAAGAGCGTGAGTTCTTCCCGATGTTTGAAGACCTCGTAGATGAACAAGAAATTGTTGAAATCGGAAGAAAATTAAAAGAAAACAATCCGCACTCCGACGGAGTATGGTAA
- a CDS encoding alpha/beta fold hydrolase, with protein MVTNKIKGIIAYETFGNPSHLPIVFIHGFPFSKEMWKPQVDALKEKYFCITYDVRGHGKSEVGDGQYTIELFVDDLIDLLDALKLRDVVLVGLSMGGYIALRTIERHLERVRALVLCDTKSEADTNENKIKRASQINIIKAKGLKAFSEGFLKAVFDEQTFGTNPKAIELIRTIINTNPPIGICGTLIALAARTDTTESLSRINVPTLILIGEHDALTPPSASQAIQKKIPHSEMYIIPNAAHMSNLENSIVFNRHLISFLVHV; from the coding sequence ATGGTAACAAACAAAATCAAAGGCATCATCGCTTACGAAACATTCGGCAATCCATCACATCTGCCGATAGTCTTCATTCATGGTTTCCCCTTCAGCAAAGAAATGTGGAAGCCGCAAGTAGACGCGTTGAAAGAAAAATATTTTTGTATAACTTATGATGTACGAGGTCATGGCAAAAGTGAAGTCGGCGATGGACAATACACCATTGAATTGTTTGTTGATGATCTGATTGACTTGTTGGATGCTTTGAAACTGCGGGACGTGGTTCTTGTCGGATTATCAATGGGCGGTTACATCGCTCTCCGAACAATCGAACGACATCTCGAACGAGTCCGCGCGTTGGTATTGTGTGATACAAAAAGCGAAGCCGATACAAACGAAAACAAAATCAAAAGAGCGAGTCAAATTAACATCATCAAAGCGAAGGGCTTGAAAGCATTTTCGGAGGGCTTCCTCAAAGCAGTGTTTGATGAACAGACATTCGGGACAAATCCCAAAGCCATTGAGTTGATTCGAACCATTATCAACACCAATCCTCCAATTGGAATTTGCGGAACACTCATCGCACTTGCCGCACGAACCGATACAACGGAATCGCTTTCAAGAATCAACGTCCCTACACTTATTCTCATCGGTGAACATGACGCCCTTACTCCTCCTTCTGCTTCACAGGCAATACAGAAAAAAATTCCCCATTCTGAAATGTACATCATTCCAAACGCGGCGCACATGAGTAATCTTGAAAACTCAATTGTATTTAATCGACACTTGATTTCATTTCTTGTACATGTTTAG
- a CDS encoding glycosyltransferase, with translation MKSKKLLLLSTTAGAGHVRAADALKRTAETLFSSVEVEHRDILDFTTPLFRKIYSQVNNTIAGHAPELWGFIYKKSESQGIIKPKHPLLKLFDQFNFKKYLQYLNEWKPSAVLCTHFLPYVSISEEMQKKSWKIPYHVVPTDYDVHSLWISPLIKQYYVATEEAAWTVQSHGISEEKISVTGIPVAPEFTHIGNRNSIRKELRVERDRFTILILSGGYGIGVIDKLVPNIIEFLSSLKQRKFQVLVVCGKNKKLFDTLSTLEIPRNINFKLYEYVTFIDKLMDVSDILITKSGGLTVSEALSKHLPMLIFDPVPGQEGRNADYLCETGVAQRVSSFINMRYKLNRLIEEPVSLSAMKNNAKNIAKPEATKTIISDILKRIDEKYLKSDMENYEGQIQQIREK, from the coding sequence GTGAAATCAAAGAAACTTCTTCTTCTCTCCACAACTGCTGGCGCCGGTCATGTTCGCGCGGCGGATGCTCTGAAGCGAACTGCCGAAACTCTTTTCAGTTCTGTTGAGGTAGAACACCGTGACATTCTGGATTTCACTACTCCCTTATTCAGAAAAATCTATAGTCAGGTCAACAATACAATTGCCGGACATGCACCGGAACTGTGGGGATTCATTTACAAGAAATCCGAATCACAAGGCATCATCAAACCGAAACACCCGCTTCTGAAACTGTTCGACCAATTTAATTTCAAAAAGTATCTTCAGTATCTGAATGAATGGAAACCATCAGCCGTACTTTGCACTCACTTCCTTCCTTATGTTTCCATTTCGGAGGAGATGCAGAAAAAATCATGGAAGATACCTTACCATGTTGTACCGACTGATTACGATGTTCATTCACTCTGGATTAGTCCGCTAATAAAACAGTATTACGTCGCGACTGAAGAAGCCGCATGGACGGTTCAATCGCACGGAATCTCTGAAGAAAAAATTTCTGTAACTGGAATTCCTGTCGCTCCGGAGTTTACACACATCGGAAATAGAAACTCAATTCGAAAAGAACTCAGAGTTGAACGGGACAGATTCACTATATTGATTCTCTCCGGCGGTTACGGCATCGGGGTGATTGATAAACTCGTTCCTAATATCATCGAGTTTCTTTCTTCCCTCAAACAAAGAAAATTTCAAGTTCTTGTCGTCTGTGGCAAGAACAAAAAATTGTTCGACACACTATCAACGTTAGAAATTCCGAGGAACATCAACTTCAAGTTGTACGAGTACGTTACATTCATTGATAAATTGATGGATGTATCCGATATTCTTATTACAAAATCGGGAGGACTAACAGTCTCCGAGGCACTCAGCAAACATCTTCCCATGCTCATCTTCGACCCGGTTCCCGGACAGGAAGGAAGAAATGCCGACTACCTGTGTGAAACAGGTGTAGCGCAACGTGTGTCAAGTTTCATCAACATGAGATACAAACTTAACCGATTGATTGAAGAACCTGTCAGCTTATCCGCTATGAAAAATAACGCAAAGAACATTGCTAAGCCGGAAGCCACAAAAACTATCATCTCCGATATCCTGAAACGGATAGACGAAAAATATCTAAAATCCGACATGGAAAATTATGAGGGGCAAATCCAACAAATACGTGAAAAGTAA